The sequence below is a genomic window from Sphingobacterium sp. ML3W.
TATATGATATCTACTGTAGGATTCAAAGCGAAAGTTTTAAAATGAATATTATTTCCAGCTAATGGATTTCTTTTTTCGGTTAAATAAACCGTTGGTACAAATATAGAAATAGTAGATGATGTCTAATAATGGTAACCACCAAATGAGATCAAAAACTGCTAATTTCTTATAAATGGAGCTAAAAGTGATAAGCTGTGCAAGTAAGCGAATGAGGTAAGCTGCTACTGGCACATACCAGTAATTGGGGAATAATATTGCTGTTATGATGATAGCGCAATAAAACATAAAAGAAGTAATCAGTTGGATACCGAGCATACGTTGATGCTTTTTCTTGTAGATAACGGAAGCACCGGAATGTCTTGCTTTTTGCTTATAGTAGCTTTTCCATGTTGTTTTGGGTTCGGAGTATACGATAGCATCCGGATGGATGGATATAATGGTATTGCTCTTGGTAGCATTTTGATTGACAAAAAGGTCATCATCTCCCGATTTGATATGCATATGGGAAGCAAACCCCTTATTGCGAAAGAATAAGGATTTCGTATATCCCATATTTCTTCCAACAGCCATATAAGCGTCTTTTTTTAAGGCATACGAGAGGTAGCTCATGGCCGTGTGTGTGGTTTCAAAACGGATGAGCTTGTTTAAAAATCCTTTATATTTGAAATAGGGAGAATAGCCGATCACAATCTCCTTATCTGGTTGACTTAATGCGCCAACAATTTCTTTTAACCAATTGTTGGAGTTTGGATTGCAGTCAGCATCTGTAAAGACCAACTTTTCATGTTTAGCGGATTTGATACCGAGTGAGACTGCGAACTTCTTGCCATGTTTAAGACGTATATGTTCTTTTATATCGACAACACGTAAGTGATTATATTTTGATTCAAAATCTTTTAGAACCCACCTGGTTTCATCGGTAGAGTAATCGTTGACAACAATAACTTCAAAATCAGGGTAATCTTGTTCTAAAATAGAGGTTAGAAACTGTTTGAGGTTTTCCTGTTCGTTATGTGCACATATAATGACCGATATAGGGTCTACTGTCTCTTGTTGTTGATAGGATTGTACTTGGTGTCGACTTAATTTTCCATATACAACTATAATATAGTACAATTGGAAGAGCAACAATAGTGCAATGATGCCAAGGGCGATGTAAGGGTAATAGAGGGCGTATTGTTGTACGATGGTCATATGTTGCAAAGATAGTATGTTCGAAGGATATTTGTTTTATTATTGTTTTTTGTAGCATAAATGTTAAAATGTTGTGAAAGGTCAATCTTTGCATTGGTTTTTATAGTATTTTTGCAGAGATTTTTGAAAAAAGCAAGTCGGGGAATTTGTTTTCTGAAACTTTAAGAATCATCAAATTAGACTCCCCAAAAAAATAAATATTTAATGAAATTCACCCTTCAAGTACAAGATAAATTTTCGAAAGCGCGTGCAGGTGTTGTTGAGACTGCTCACGGAAAAATTCAAACGCCTATTTTCATGCCTGTTGGTACCGCCGGTACGGTTAAAGGTATTCATCAACATGAATTAAAGAATGATATTGAGGCTCAAATAATATTGGGTAATACCTATCACCTGTACTTAAGACCGGGATTGGATGTTTTGAATAAAGCTGGAGGACTTCATAAGTTTATCGGTTGGGATCAACCGATTTTAACGGATTCAGGAGGCTATCAGGTGTACTCTTTATCTGACAACCGTAAGATAAAGGAAGAAGGGGTTACTTTTCGTTCGCATATAGACGGCTCTAAGCATTTGTTTACGCCAGAGAATGTGATGGATACCCAACGTGTCATCGGTGCAGATATTATTATGGCATTTGATGAGTGTACGCCATACCCATGTGATTATGGTTATGCGCGACGTTCGATTGAAATGACGCATCGTTGGTTGAAGAGGTGTTGTGACCGTTTTGATAGTACAGAGCCTTTATATGGTTATGACCAGACGTTATTCCCAATTGTTCAAGGGTCTGTTTATAAAGATTTACGAGAAAGATCTGCTGAGAAAATTGCTTCTTTCAATCGTGAAGGAAATGCGATCGGAGGCTTATCTGTTGGTGAACCGGCAGAGGATATGTATGCGATGACAGAAGTTGTCTGTAATATCCTTCCAGAAGATAAACCGCGATATTTGATGGGAGTGGGTACACCGATTAATTTATTGGAAAATATCGCACTGGGTATCGATATGTTTGATTGTGTGATGCCTACACGTAATGCACGTAATGGCATGTTATTTACACGTCATGGCACCATTAATATCAAGAATGAAAAATGGAAAGATGATTTTTCTCCGATTGATCCTGATAGTGATCTTTTTGCAGATCAGGTATATACAAAAGCTTATTTGCGTCATTTAATTCGTTCTCAAGAACTTTTAGGTGCACAAATTGCTTCTTTACATAACTTACACTTCTATTTGTGGTTGGTGAAGGAAGCACGTGAGAAAATTGTAGATGGTACATTCTACGATTGGAAAAATAAAATGGTAAAGGTTTTGGGTCAACGTTTGTAATTTTTTGCATCTTAGTAACATTATGTTTTCTATCATTGATCGTTATATTATTAAAAAGTACTTGAGCACATTTGTGTTCACGATGGCTATTTTTACAGTTGTCATGGTTATTTTTGATATTTCAGAGCGGTTGGACGATTTCTTGAAGTATAATGCTCCTATGGACAAGATCATATTTGAATATTATGCGGGATTCATTCCGTTTTATTTGAATTTCTTGTGTCCTTTAATCAACTTTATCGCTGTCATTTTCTTTACTTCGAAGATGGCCGATCAAACGGAAATTGTCCCCATATTAAGTGCTGGATATAGTTTTAATCGTCTTCTAAGGCCGTATGCGTTCTCTGCAACCTTAATATTTGCGGTTTCTTTTATTTTTAATCTCTACATTATTCCGAAAACGAATAGAATTAAGATTGGATTTGAGAATATCTATGTGAAACCACTTAAAGATAATACCAAGATTTCTACGCATATGCAGATTGATAAAAACAGTTATGTGTATATAGACAATTTTGATAATAATTCGAAGGTTGGCTATAAGTTTGTCTTAGAGAAGTTTAAGGGCGATACCTTGTTGGAAAAGATGATCGCTGAACGTATTACTTGGGATTCTGTGTCGACGAAATGGAAAATACACGATTATACAAATCGGGTTATTAATGGTCTTCATGAACGGATGGATAAAGGGGTCGTAAAAGATACGACCTTGGATATGAAACCAAGCGATTTCGAACTGTACGATAATATTTTTACAGCAATGGATACCAAGGAGCTGAATGAGCGCATCTATAAAGAAGAGATCAGGGGGACAGGGATGATGACGGACCTTAAGTTGGAAAAGTATAAGCGGTATGTTTATCCTTTTTCGGCATTTGTATTGACGCTGATGGGGGTAGCATTGTCTTCTAAAAAAGTAAGAGGGGGTATTGGTTTGAGTCTAGGGATTGGTATTGGTTTGAGTTTTACCTATATCGTTTTTATCCAGTTTGCCAATATGTTCTCGTTAAAGGGTGGGCTTCCACCTTTGATTGCGGTATTAATTCCCAATGTAACATTTTTAATTATTGCAATCTATTTGGCGATTAGAGCGCCAAAATAAATATTTCCACTGATGTCTAAAATAAAAATTAATCAGAATGTTCTTATTCTGCATTTAACGATTCTGATATGGGGCTTTACCGGTATTTTGGGGAATTTAATTTCGATTTCTGCGATACATCTTGTTTGGTATCGGGTTGCCATTGCGGCGATTTCCCTATTTATATATCTTATTGTAAGTAAGCAACAAATCCGTGTGACGCGCAGAGACTTGCTCTCCTTTACTATGGTTGGGGGGATAGTAGGTCTGCACTGGGTCTTGTTTTTTTATGCGATAAAAATATCGACAGTATCAGTGGCTTTGGTCACTTTGTCTTCCCTCACGCTGTATACTTCTATTTTGGAACCTCTTATCAATAAGCAAAAGATAGCGATGATGGATATGGTTGTCGGTATTGTGATTATAATGGGAATCTATATGATATTCCAATTTGAATCGAATTATATCGAGGGTATTATTGCGGGTCTGTCCTGTGCATTTTGTGCGAGTATTTTTTCTATTGCAAACTCAAGGATGGTAAAAAAATCGAGTGCTACCTTAATCACTTTTTATGAAATGGTGGGTGCTTTCTTTTGGGTATCTCTATTCATGGTTTTTAGTGGAGACTTCAATGAGCAGATGGCATTGAATCAATCGGATCTCATCTATTTATTGATTTTAGGTGTTCTATGTACTGCTGTTGCGTATGTGTTAGGTGTTGCGGTGATGAAAGAATTGAGTGCTTTTACGGTTGCGCTAACCACTAACTTGGAGCCTGTATATGGTATTCTGTTGGCGATGCTCATCTTTGGACAGAAGGAAACAATGAGTCTGGGATTCTATGGTGGCGCTGCTATTGTTTTGGGTGCGGTATTCTTTTATCCTTATCTGAAGACAAAAATTGAAAAACGGAAACAGGATTTGATTATTAGAAAGATTTATTAGTATGGTAAAACGCAGCTGACTTTGCGTTATATTTTCTTCAATGAATAAGCCTCGTAAATATACTTTACGAGGCTTATTTATTTTTAATAACTGGTATTTACGAGAATTGATGGATCATTTCTTTGCTTTCAAGTTCGGATACTCCCATGAGAAATTCATCGACTTTTCGGGCGCATTCACGACCTTCTGCTATCGCCCATACGACTAATGATTGCCCTTTTCTACAATCTCCGGCGGTGAAAATATGATCGACCGAGGTTTTAAAGGCTTTATCTGTTGCTATGATATGACCATGGATATCGACTTGAACACCTAATTTTTCTGGTAATTGTTGTTCTGTATGTTGATAACCAACAGCTAGTAGCACCAAATCTGCCGGAATTTCTTTTGGTTCGGATTTACTTATCTGGGTTTTTCGTCCATAATCATCCACTTCATATTCGACTTCTATGATTTGTACAGTTTTGACATTCCCATTTTCATCACCAATAAATGCTTTTGTTTCTGTTGCCCAGAGGCGCTCGCATCCCTCTTCTTGAGAAGAGGTCGTATTGAACGTGATTTTATCCATTGGCCAAGGGTTGTTTTTCAATCTTTGTTTTGCAGGGATGGGTTTGCGGGCGATCTGTCTGATGCTTTTGGCTTGTTGACGATTGGCCGTTCCGATGCAATCTGACCCTGTGTCACCATCACCAACAACGACAACATGCTTACCAGTTGTCATGATTTGAAACTCATGATCTTCAATTCCACTTACTTTCTTATTTTGCTGTTTTAAGAAATCCATTGCAAAATGAATACCTTTTAAGTCTTTTCCGGGGATATCGAGCTGCCAGGGCACAGTAGATCCTGTGGCTATAATAACAGCATCATAGGCCAGCAATTCGTGGATAGGAATATTTTTTCCGACTTCAGCATTTACCTTAAACAAGATACCTGATGCTTGCATGATGGAAATTCGTCTATCGATAATTTTTTTATCCAATTTAAAATCAGGGATACCATAGCGTAATAAACCGCCTACTTGATCATCGCGTTCAAACACCACCACATCATGTCCGGCCTTATTCAATTGTGCTGCGGCTGCTAATCCTGCAGGGCCAGAACCGATTATAGCGATTTTTTTATTCGTTTTAATATAATTTTTATGTGGTTTTACGTAGCCTTTGTTAAAGGCGATTTCGATAATATGCTTTTCAATCTCTTCAATGGCAACAGGTGAACTATGAATGCCGAGAACGCAGGCAGACTCGCAGGGGGCTGGACAAATTCGTCCCGTAAATTCAGGGAAGTTATTTGTTGAGGAAAGGATATTGTAGGCATCCTCCCATTTTCCATCGTATACGGCATCGTTAAATTCAGGAATAACATTGCCTAAGGGACAGCCTGAATGACAAAATGGTATACCACAGTCCATGCAACGTGCTGCTTGTTTATGTAGTTGGCTATCGGAATAGCCTTTGTTAAATTCTTGATAATTTTGTATCCTGCTTGCTACCGGTTCTTTTTGTGGAAGCTCGCGCGTGTATTCTTTAAATCCTGTTATTTTTCCCATGATTTTTCCTCCTGATTATGCTTCTACTAATTTTGTCCGTAATACCTGTTTGTATTCTTTTGGAAATACCTTGATAAAACTGACCTTTTTCGTTGTCCAATTTTCGAGTATATCTTGTGCAATGATGCTACTAGTCAATGAAATGTGTCTTTTTAAAAGGGCAATGATCGCCATCTCATCTTCTTGTTCTAATGGGTCTAGGTCAATCATTTCAGTATTGCAGTTTTCTCTAAAAGTTCCTAATGGATTATATACCCATGCGATACCACCGCTCATACCGGCGCCAAAATTACGTCCTGTCTCTCCTAATATAAGTGCTCTACCTCCTGTCATATACTCACAACCATGATCTCCAACTCCCTCTACGACTGCCGTAGCACCAGAATTACGGACCGCAAAGCGTTCACCTGCTTGTCCATTAATAAAAAGATGACCTGATGTGGCGCCAAAAAGGGCGACATTGCCGATGATAATATTTTCATGAGGTACTAATATGCTTTCGGCTTTTGGGTAAATGGCCAATTGTGCTCCAGATAACCCTTTTCCGACGTAATCGTTTGCTTCACCTTCCAGTTCGAAAGATAATCCTTTGGTCGAAAATGCTCCGAAGCTTTGTCCTGCGGACCCTTCGAATTTATAATTAATCGTGTTGTCAGGTAGCCCTACTGAGCCATATTTTTTGGATATTTCATTCGAGAGCAAGGTGCCAATAGTACGATCGGTGTTTTTGACAAGGAAAGTTCCAAAGACAGGAGTTTTGTTTTCTAAAGCCTGTTTTGCTTGTGTAAGCAATCCCCAATCTAAAATCATACCCATACCATGGTCCTGTTCTTCGGTATTGTATAGCGATTGATCGGAATCATTAGGTTCGACATATAGGATTCCTGAAAAATCTATCTTTGAGGCTTTCCAATGATCTATGTTCTCTCTTTTTTTCAAGAACTGAGCTTTTCCTACCATTTCATTGATGGTTCGGAATCCCAATTCAGCCATCGTTTCGCGGATTTCCTCTGCCATGAAGCGAAATAGGTTAACAATGTCTTCTGGTTTTCCCGTAAATAATTTCCTTAATTCAGGATCTTGCGTCGCTACGCCAACAGGACAGGTGTTTAAGTGGCATTTACGCATCATGATACATCCCCCAGCAATAAGAGCTGCGGTCGAGACACCCCATTCTTCAGCACCTAATAAGGTTGCTACAACAATATCACGGCCTGTTTTTACTTGACCATCTGCTTGCAATACTATGCGGCTTCTTAGTTTGTTTTTAACTAAAGTTTGATGCGCCTCCGCTAGACCCAGTTCCCAAGGTAAACCAGCATGTTTGGTCGAACTGATGGGAGAAGCGCCTGTTCCGCCATCGAATCCTGCTATTAAGATGACGTCGGCATGTGCCTTTGCTACACCAGCGGCTATGGTACCTACACCTGCTTTGGAAACTAGCTTTACATTGATACGTGCTGCCCGATTTGCATTTTTTAGATCAAAAATTAATTGGGCTAGATCTTCAATGGAATAGATATCATGATGTGGGGGCGGGGAGATTAACCCAACACCCGGTGTGGAATGTCGTGTTTTAGCAATCCATTCGTTGACTTTAGGACCCGGGAGCTGGCCGCCTTCTCCTGGTTTGGCACCTTGAGCCATCTTAATCTGTATTTCATCTGCTTGTGTCAAATAATTAGACGTTACGCCAAAACGTGCCGATGCCACTTGTTTGATTGCCGATCGCATAGAATCACCATTGGGTAAAGGTTGGTATCGTAATTCATCTTCACCTCCTTCTCCGGTATTTGACTTTGCTCCAATGCGGTTCATCGCGATTGCTAACGTGCTATGCGCTTCATGCGAAATGGATCCAAAAGACATCGCACCAGTTGCAAAACGTTTTAAGATCTCATTGGCAGATTCTACCTGATCCAATGGAATGGCAGTTCTATGTTTTGCGAAATCCAACAATCCTCGTAATGTAAATAGCTGTTCTTTTTGATTGTTTATTTTTTCAGCATATTTTTTATAGGTTAAATAGTCATCATTTCGACAGGCTTGTTGTAGTAAATGTACGGTCTCTGGATTCCAAAGGTGTCCTTCGCCGCGACGTTTCCACTGATATATACCCCCTTCTGGAAGTAATGTTTTTACGGTTCTACTTTCTTTGAAATTGCTCCAATGTTTAGTCAATACTTCTTGTGCAATATCATCGAGATTTAGACCCCCAATACGTGATACGGCTCCACAAAAATACTTATCAACTACGGTTTTGTCTATTCCTAGTACTTCAAATATTTGTGCTCCATGATAAGATTGTAGGGTGGATATCCCCATTTTGGAGAATATTTTTAAGAGTCCTGCATTAACTGCTTTTACGTAGTTTTTAGAAAGTTCTGGCCAGGTCAATTCGGTATCCAATTTACCTTGTTCTTTCATGGTACGGATACTTGCTAAGGCCATGTAAGGGTTTATTGCGGTGGCACCAAAGGCAAGTAGACATGCAAAGTGATGTACTTCCCAAGTATCTCCAGCTTCAACAACAAGTCCAACTGCTCCGCGATTACCGGTTTTAATGAGATGGTGATGTACTGCTGATACCGCTAAAATTGATGGGATTGGTGCATGTTGCGAGTCGATTGCACGGTCAGAAAGGATCAATACCTCGAATCCATCTTTTACCGCATCATCTGCATAGCGGCACAGTCGCTCTAAACCTGCTTCTAGTGAACCGTTTTGTCCATCTGCTCTGAAATATGCTTGTAAGGTTTTTGCTTGAAAAGCTCCTGTATCAATGGAACGTAGTTTCTCTAATTCTTTTGATGTTAGGATGGGGTGTTCAAGAGTTACACAATGACAGAATTTTTTATCTTCAATCAATATGTTCCCAGCATTTCCAATGAATGTGGCTAAGCTCATCACTAATCTTTCGCGAATAGGATCAATGGGAGGATTTGTAACTTGTGCAAAAAACTGTTTAAAGTAACTTGAAAGATGTTGTGGGTGATCCGAGAGAATGGCCAATGGTACATCGGATCCCATAGACCCTGTAGGCTCATAGCCATTGATTGCCATGGGTGTCAATATTGTTTCGAGATCTTCTCGGGAATATCCGAATGTCTGTTGGTATTTAAAAACCGATTCTTTGGATAAGTAGGTGTATGTAACTCGTGGTTCTGCTAATTCTGCTAATTTTATTTTGTAACTGTCTAACCAATTGCCATAAGGTTGTTGACGTACTAATGCTCCTTTCACTTCTTCATCGGATAAAATTTTCCCCTGCTCCATATCCACCAAGAAAATTTTCCCAGCTTGTTGTCTTCCTTTTTTAATGATTAAGGATTCGTCAATAGGAAGAGCGCCCGCCTCGGAAGCGACAATAACGCGATGGTCAGCTGTTATGGCATAGCGAAGGGGACGTAGTCCATTGCGATCTAAGGTAGCACCGATCGATTTTCCATCTGTGAAACAAAGGGCTGCGGGACCGTCCCAAGGTTCCATTAGTGTAGCATGATATTCATAAAATGCTCTTTTGAGTGGGTCCATCTGGGTATTGCCATCCCATGCTTCGGGTACAAGCATCAACATAACGTGTGCAAGGCTTCGGCCACTATGCAATAAGAGTTCTGCAACATTATCTAAGCAGGCCGAATCCGATTGCCCATAATCTACCACAGGTAATAAGATTTCCATTTCTTCTGGTGTAAAGTAGGGCGACGATAGTGCACGCATGCCTGCATAGAACCAATTGAGATTGCCTGTTAAGGTATTGATTTCACCATTGTGCGCTAACATCCGAAATGGTTGTGCTAATGACCAAGAAGGGAATGTATTGGTTGAAAATCTGGAGTGTACTAAGCCGAATGCTGATATTACTCGTGGGTCTCGGAGATCTTCGAAATAGGATCCAACTTGATAGGTGGTTAGTTGACCTTTATATATAATTGTTTTGCAAGATAAGGAAGCGAAGTAAAGCGGGAGTGGGTATTCTTGGTACTGTTTGATTTTTTGGATAATCAAGCGTCTTAGGACAAATAGTTTGCGTTCAAATTCTTCAGTGTTGTGAATGGTATCGGGTCTGTCGATAAAGAATTGAACGATTTCGGGCTCTGCACTTAATGCGGTAGGTCCTATGCCAGCTCTGTTTACTGGGACTTCCCGAAACCCAAGGAACTTCATTTCTCTTTCAGTTGCTGCTTCATGAATAACTGTTCTACATATTTTATTCATTTCCGGTTCTTTGGGAAGAAAAACCATTCCAGTCCCATAATATCCGGGTTCTTTTAATTGTATACCGAGGTTAATACACTCTTCCCATAGGAACTCATGCGGTAATTGGATCATAATACCTGCTCCGTCACCACTTTCTGGGTCGCAGCCACAAGCACCGCGATGTTCCATGTTTTCTAACATGGTTAGTGCATCTTTTACCTGATTATGTGATTTTATTCCTTTAATATGCGCTACAAAACCAACCCCACAGGCATCATGTTCAAAGCTTGGGTCGTATAGACCTTGCTGATTTTTGTTACTTTCAATCATCTTCCTTTTCAATTATTACTTTGCTAATATACGAATAAAATCACTATAATATTATAGATATTATAAGTTATTTTACATTAAATTGTGTTATTTATAATTAATACTGCTTTTATTAAAGATATTGTATTTACTTGTGCTTTTGGATTTTATTTTTTTTCAATTGTACTGCCGCTGTTATTTTGGTGTTATAGGTTAAACCGTGGTCTTAAAAATTGTCTATTGCAATTGGAAAAAAATAGTGAAATATTACACCTTCTTAAGTACTGGTCCTGATAAAAGCCGTAGCAAAAGCTTATTATTATGATCGCATGATTGGTGTTCGACGTACAATCGAGCTTGCTATAGGACTTGTAGGAGCCAAGTACGGTTGTTTATCGGGGTTTGTTCGGTTGTTGTTTGTCTTTTTGTCGACCCCAAGTTGAACAGCAGTCGAATGCAAGTCGAACAAGCCCCGAAGCATTGTCCTATCAGTGTCCTAGCATTCTCAGAGAGTTGTTAAGTATTGTATGCACTTTCATGCACTTCTATGGACTCCTGTGGACTTTTATAGGCTTATTGTCGTTCAGTGTATTCAGATCTTAAAAGGTGGATATAATTTCTTTGTTTTCTTAAAAAAGAACATTTTCAGGATAGGATAAGTTCTGCAACTTGTTTTTTCTGCTCTATATATTTGATATTCTTTCTATATCTTAGCTTTTATTATTTTCCTTATAGAAGGAAGTAGAAGACAGTTTAACCATGAAGATTACTGAAATAGAAATATATCGACTAAGTATTCCAATGGAACCTTTTGTGATTGCAACAGGAACCATGGATTTTGCCCAGAATACTTTTATTCGTATCCATACGGATGCCGGTATTTTTGGCGTTGGGGAATGTTCGGCGTTTCCGATGATTGTTGGCGAAACACAGGATACTTGTCTCGTCATAGCACGTGATTTTGCTAAAATATGGAAGGGAAAAGACCCTTTACAAATCAGTGAACGTCTAGCCGAGTTGGATCTATATATCGCTGGAAACACAACCATAAAGTCTGCATTTGATATGGCTTTATATGATATTGCTGCAAAAAATGCGGGATTACCCTTATATCAATTCTTAAAAGGTGCTCCTCGCGAAATAGTCACCGATATTACTATAGGTATTGGTTCTCCAGAGGAAATGGCAGCTAAGGCCAAGTTGTTGTACGATGCTGGTGCTGTCATGTTGAAAGTAAAATTAGGAAAAGAAGCTAAAACAGATATTGCACGTGTTCGTGAAATTCGAAAAGCTGTTGGATTTGATATGCCTATTCGTATAGATGCCAATCAAGGGTGGTCTTATCATGATGCGGTGGAGGTTTTGCAAGGTTTGGAACCCTTTAAGATTCAATTTTGCGAACAGCCTATGCGCACTTATTTAGATCATATGCTGCCTCAACTTAGAACAGAAACCACGGTGTTGATCATGGCCGATGAGTCTGTTTATTCGCATCACGATGCTGAGCGCCTTTGTCGTGCTGATGCTTGTGATTATTTGAATATCAAATTTTCAAAATCTGGAGGTATTCATGAAGCATTGAAAATTGCTGCAGTGGCATCTGAATTTAATATGCCATGTATGATAGGAGGGATGTTGGAAAGTCGTTTGGCACTATCCGCTAAAGTTCATTTTGCATATGCTGTGCCAATTGTGAAATTTTATGATTTGGATACGTGTATGGTCGGCCATTTGGCAGATCCTGTTATTGGGGGTATTCAGTATAATGGTTATCGGATAAGCATTTCAGATAACCCAGGGATTGGGGCTGATATGGAACAGGAGTATTTGAATTCCTGTGAGTCTTGGATTATTTAGTCCTTGCTATCATTTTTTAACATTTGTTAAAAAATGATAGCAGAGCGTGTTGTTTGCTAGTCCTCTGGATTTAAAATAAATAATATTCAGTACCTTTGTGACACTTATTATTGTATTAAAAGTAGCAAAATATTATGAGTACACAAAAAGGTCCTATTTCTCAGTTTATTGAGGAAAATTACCTTC
It includes:
- a CDS encoding glycosyltransferase, with amino-acid sequence MTIVQQYALYYPYIALGIIALLLLFQLYYIIVVYGKLSRHQVQSYQQQETVDPISVIICAHNEQENLKQFLTSILEQDYPDFEVIVVNDYSTDETRWVLKDFESKYNHLRVVDIKEHIRLKHGKKFAVSLGIKSAKHEKLVFTDADCNPNSNNWLKEIVGALSQPDKEIVIGYSPYFKYKGFLNKLIRFETTHTAMSYLSYALKKDAYMAVGRNMGYTKSLFFRNKGFASHMHIKSGDDDLFVNQNATKSNTIISIHPDAIVYSEPKTTWKSYYKQKARHSGASVIYKKKHQRMLGIQLITSFMFYCAIIITAILFPNYWYVPVAAYLIRLLAQLITFSSIYKKLAVFDLIWWLPLLDIIYYFYICTNGLFNRKKKSISWK
- the tgt gene encoding tRNA guanosine(34) transglycosylase Tgt → MKFTLQVQDKFSKARAGVVETAHGKIQTPIFMPVGTAGTVKGIHQHELKNDIEAQIILGNTYHLYLRPGLDVLNKAGGLHKFIGWDQPILTDSGGYQVYSLSDNRKIKEEGVTFRSHIDGSKHLFTPENVMDTQRVIGADIIMAFDECTPYPCDYGYARRSIEMTHRWLKRCCDRFDSTEPLYGYDQTLFPIVQGSVYKDLRERSAEKIASFNREGNAIGGLSVGEPAEDMYAMTEVVCNILPEDKPRYLMGVGTPINLLENIALGIDMFDCVMPTRNARNGMLFTRHGTINIKNEKWKDDFSPIDPDSDLFADQVYTKAYLRHLIRSQELLGAQIASLHNLHFYLWLVKEAREKIVDGTFYDWKNKMVKVLGQRL
- a CDS encoding LptF/LptG family permease, which gives rise to MFSIIDRYIIKKYLSTFVFTMAIFTVVMVIFDISERLDDFLKYNAPMDKIIFEYYAGFIPFYLNFLCPLINFIAVIFFTSKMADQTEIVPILSAGYSFNRLLRPYAFSATLIFAVSFIFNLYIIPKTNRIKIGFENIYVKPLKDNTKISTHMQIDKNSYVYIDNFDNNSKVGYKFVLEKFKGDTLLEKMIAERITWDSVSTKWKIHDYTNRVINGLHERMDKGVVKDTTLDMKPSDFELYDNIFTAMDTKELNERIYKEEIRGTGMMTDLKLEKYKRYVYPFSAFVLTLMGVALSSKKVRGGIGLSLGIGIGLSFTYIVFIQFANMFSLKGGLPPLIAVLIPNVTFLIIAIYLAIRAPK
- a CDS encoding DMT family transporter, with amino-acid sequence MSKIKINQNVLILHLTILIWGFTGILGNLISISAIHLVWYRVAIAAISLFIYLIVSKQQIRVTRRDLLSFTMVGGIVGLHWVLFFYAIKISTVSVALVTLSSLTLYTSILEPLINKQKIAMMDMVVGIVIIMGIYMIFQFESNYIEGIIAGLSCAFCASIFSIANSRMVKKSSATLITFYEMVGAFFWVSLFMVFSGDFNEQMALNQSDLIYLLILGVLCTAVAYVLGVAVMKELSAFTVALTTNLEPVYGILLAMLIFGQKETMSLGFYGGAAIVLGAVFFYPYLKTKIEKRKQDLIIRKIY
- a CDS encoding glutamate synthase subunit beta produces the protein MGKITGFKEYTRELPQKEPVASRIQNYQEFNKGYSDSQLHKQAARCMDCGIPFCHSGCPLGNVIPEFNDAVYDGKWEDAYNILSSTNNFPEFTGRICPAPCESACVLGIHSSPVAIEEIEKHIIEIAFNKGYVKPHKNYIKTNKKIAIIGSGPAGLAAAAQLNKAGHDVVVFERDDQVGGLLRYGIPDFKLDKKIIDRRISIMQASGILFKVNAEVGKNIPIHELLAYDAVIIATGSTVPWQLDIPGKDLKGIHFAMDFLKQQNKKVSGIEDHEFQIMTTGKHVVVVGDGDTGSDCIGTANRQQAKSIRQIARKPIPAKQRLKNNPWPMDKITFNTTSSQEEGCERLWATETKAFIGDENGNVKTVQIIEVEYEVDDYGRKTQISKSEPKEIPADLVLLAVGYQHTEQQLPEKLGVQVDIHGHIIATDKAFKTSVDHIFTAGDCRKGQSLVVWAIAEGRECARKVDEFLMGVSELESKEMIHQFS